From the Acidimicrobiales bacterium genome, the window CCCGATCGTACGTGCCGCTCCGGCCAACGGGGAATCGGGCGGTGCCCCCGGTGTCGCCCGCGCGCCGGCGCGAGTTGCGCCGGCCGGCGTCACCGGGGCTGAATGGCCGACCATGGAACGGATCATCCAGCTCCTCGCCCACAACGAGCGGTACGCGGACGCCCGCGCCAACGTGACGAGCCCCCGCCCCGACCTCAAGCTGGCCGTGGTGACGTGCATGGACGCCCGCATCGACGTGTTCGCCGCGCTGGGGCTCCACCTCGGCGAGGCCCACGTGCTCCGAAACGGCGGCGGTCGGGTGACCCCCGACGTCCTGCGGAGCCTGGCGGTCGCCACCCACCTGCTCGGGGTGGAGACCGTGGTCGTGATGCAGCACACCCGCTGCGGCCTGGCCGGCGTGACCGACGAGGAGCTGCGCAAGGTCACCGGCGCCGACCTGGGGTTCCTCCCCTTCGACGACCACGACGTGGCCCTCCGGGAGGACCTCGAGATCCTCACCACCACCCCCTACCTGAAGACCCTGAAGGTCATCGCCGGGTTCGTCTACGACGTCGACACCGGCCGGGTCGACGAGCTCGTCGAGTGGGAGCGCACCCCCGAGGACTGAACGCCTCGGCCGAACCTCAAGATCTGCCCGATCCGCCCGATAGGTGAAGAAGGAACGGAGGAGGCATGGCCGAGCACGAACTGCGGGACAAGGCGCTGCGGGCGCTGCTCGTGCAGTACCCCGACGCCCTGGTGGGCGGCATCCGCGAGGACGGGCTCTTCGTCCCCCTCCCGCCGAGCGTGCCCGTCGCCGGACACCGCTCCCCCCAGGCCCGGTCGGCCCTCGACCTCGTCCACCCCGGCGACCGGGCCAAGGTGATCTCGGGGTGGGAGCAGGCACGGGACGACGGCGACTCCGAGGGTGAGGGTGTGGGCCAGATGGTGGTGAGGATGGCCGGAGACACCGACGCCCGCGGCATCATCCACATCGCCGACGTCCGGGCCACCCATGGGGTCCGGGTGGCGGTGATCGTGCCCCTCGACGACGACGGCACGGGCCCCCTCGACGACGCGGCGGCGATCGAGTCGCCACCGCCCCGCCTGGTGCGGACCCACAAGGACGGGCTGGCGGTGCTCGTCCACGTCGAGCCCGAGATCATGGAGATACTGGGGTGGGAACCGTCGGAGCTGCTCGGACGACGCATGCTCGATCTCATCCACCCCGACGACCATGAGACGGCCATCAACGCCTGGATGGAGCTGCTCGCCAAGCCGGGCAGCACCAACCGGATACGGGCCCGCCACCAGCACCGTGACGGCCGGTGGGTGTGGGTCGAGATCTCCAACCGGAACCTCCTCGAGGACCCCGACGCCGGCTACGTCGACAGCGAGATGCTCGACATCTCCGAGGAGATGGGCGCCCTCGACGCGCTGCGCGCCAGCGAGCAGCTCCTCCGGCGCCTCGCCGGCGCCCTCCCCGTTGGGGTGGTGCACCTCGACCCGGACCAGCGCCTGGTGTACGCCAACGAGAAGCTGCACCAGATCGTCGGCGCCAGCCCCGCGCGCCTGCCGCGACGCCTGAGCGAGTGCGCGGTGGAACAGGACGTCCTCGACGCCGCCCTCGGC encodes:
- a CDS encoding carbonic anhydrase — encoded protein: MERIIQLLAHNERYADARANVTSPRPDLKLAVVTCMDARIDVFAALGLHLGEAHVLRNGGGRVTPDVLRSLAVATHLLGVETVVVMQHTRCGLAGVTDEELRKVTGADLGFLPFDDHDVALREDLEILTTTPYLKTLKVIAGFVYDVDTGRVDELVEWERTPED
- a CDS encoding sensor domain-containing diguanylate cyclase, whose amino-acid sequence is MAEHELRDKALRALLVQYPDALVGGIREDGLFVPLPPSVPVAGHRSPQARSALDLVHPGDRAKVISGWEQARDDGDSEGEGVGQMVVRMAGDTDARGIIHIADVRATHGVRVAVIVPLDDDGTGPLDDAAAIESPPPRLVRTHKDGLAVLVHVEPEIMEILGWEPSELLGRRMLDLIHPDDHETAINAWMELLAKPGSTNRIRARHQHRDGRWVWVEISNRNLLEDPDAGYVDSEMLDISEEMGALDALRASEQLLRRLAGALPVGVVHLDPDQRLVYANEKLHQIVGASPARLPRRLSECAVEQDVLDAALGDALAGTDVDVELHIDPFDGGPRRRCTIALRALTTDEGVVTGAVGCVTDVTDASRMRAELEYRAMTDELTGCVNRATAMAALDRALESSAGDTAVVFVDLDRFKAVNDRFGHAVGDGLLAAIAARIRAVVRAGDVVGRVGGDEFLIVCPNVADRAHGMALAERVVEAIARPFSIEGVKVHTSASVGLAWAADAEDADALIARADDAMYRSKRAGGRRAVLAETADSGVTIVDELGPHLERLHRPGSSTR